One Vibrio penaeicida DNA segment encodes these proteins:
- a CDS encoding LysR substrate-binding domain-containing protein has translation MIELKHLRTLTSLRDTGSLTATATALHLTQSALSHQIKDLESRIGGQLFLRKTRPVKFTSEGEILLKVADEVLPRLAMAESELASLKEDVNGRLHMAIECHSCFQWLMPALKEYQLAWPSVTLDFSSGFGFEPLPALMGGELDLVITSDIQPKSEVHYEPLFDFEMRLVTSTTHPLAELESIQPHDLADQTIITYPVQKQRLDIVKHFLQPAGVEPAKWKQCDNTLMLVQMVSAGLGVAALPNWAVIEFSRQGLITSKPLSDGLWRRLFAATRSSESKKRYLQAFFNTARQQCKSHLEGIKLA, from the coding sequence ATGATTGAATTGAAGCATCTGAGAACATTGACATCATTAAGGGATACCGGATCACTAACAGCAACAGCAACCGCCCTGCACTTAACGCAGTCGGCACTTTCTCATCAGATAAAGGATTTAGAATCGCGCATTGGTGGGCAGCTCTTTTTGCGTAAAACAAGACCTGTGAAATTCACCTCTGAAGGTGAAATACTGCTCAAAGTCGCCGACGAAGTTCTGCCTAGGCTAGCGATGGCAGAAAGTGAACTCGCCAGTCTTAAGGAAGATGTTAATGGTCGGTTGCACATGGCCATTGAGTGCCATTCCTGTTTTCAATGGCTCATGCCCGCTCTAAAGGAATATCAGCTCGCGTGGCCCAGCGTTACATTGGATTTTTCTTCCGGTTTTGGGTTCGAACCATTACCGGCATTGATGGGAGGGGAGCTCGATTTGGTCATCACCTCCGACATTCAGCCAAAATCAGAAGTGCACTATGAGCCTCTGTTTGATTTTGAAATGAGACTAGTGACTTCCACCACCCACCCACTTGCAGAGTTGGAAAGTATTCAACCGCACGATTTAGCCGATCAAACGATCATTACCTACCCTGTGCAAAAGCAAAGGTTAGACATTGTTAAACATTTCCTTCAGCCAGCAGGCGTTGAGCCCGCTAAATGGAAGCAGTGCGATAACACGTTAATGCTGGTTCAAATGGTTTCTGCTGGGTTAGGTGTTGCCGCTTTACCAAATTGGGCGGTCATTGAGTTTTCACGCCAAGGGTTGATCACGAGCAAGCCACTATCGGATGGCCTTTGGAGAAGGCTATTCGCAGCCACTCGCAGCAGTGAAAGCAAAAAAAGGTACCTACAAGCGTTCTTCAACACGGCTCGACAGCAATGTAAAAGTCATCTTGAAGGGATTAAGTTGGCATAA
- a CDS encoding DUF4250 domain-containing protein, with product MDLSNITNLDSIILLGIVNEKLRLECDSFEELVTTYEMDVESLVGKLDVVGYQYDPLTNQFKSYDR from the coding sequence ATGGATTTGAGTAACATCACCAACCTCGATAGCATCATATTGCTGGGCATAGTGAACGAAAAATTGCGTTTGGAATGTGACAGTTTTGAAGAGTTGGTTACGACCTATGAAATGGACGTTGAAAGCTTGGTGGGCAAGCTGGATGTGGTGGGTTATCAGTACGACCCACTCACGAACCAATTTAAATCTTACGATCGATAA
- a CDS encoding LssY C-terminal domain-containing protein, with amino-acid sequence MLTLFLGALLDGLIGPNLIVMGEPFLLSAGYLLQQGSAAGVGAVLLGAMVGDQCSYFIGRNHGYAIQRKLIRMKPSLRRVFARARLLMYRRGAWVITFARLLGPVAWVVPFIAGGSRVSWRRFTLYDSIGIIIGVGQFIFWGYLISYGLDSFDLLTQIQVFVKEHIALISLLSVVFAFSFYWIRKVGAKKATARILVFGVLGLLSLNYYHFFIQSYPASKPTASNHHNLERADFNVYPGKADVYDAQAINLIFIGESPGTLMNKMGWIENRTFSRNQFRVKEYLTMLDKRVPPISDLYWKGEPQWLAYQLPGDLLNRSHVRWWNAGINQEINQPVWLGAISYDSGLKISHYNGIVTVLHKIDPNVDKERDRFAGEVELKTTLWESAPLKVTSPSVINESQDYYSDGFVSVIQPKALNPSAAHTLLSNKD; translated from the coding sequence ATGCTTACGTTATTCCTTGGCGCATTACTGGATGGACTAATAGGTCCGAATTTAATAGTAATGGGGGAGCCATTCCTACTAAGCGCAGGCTACTTACTTCAGCAGGGAAGTGCTGCAGGAGTAGGGGCTGTGCTTTTAGGGGCAATGGTTGGTGATCAGTGCAGTTATTTTATTGGTCGGAACCACGGTTATGCTATTCAACGTAAACTTATTCGCATGAAGCCAAGTTTACGTAGGGTTTTTGCACGAGCTCGGCTTCTGATGTATCGGAGAGGGGCTTGGGTGATTACTTTCGCTCGCTTACTTGGTCCTGTTGCTTGGGTCGTCCCTTTTATTGCTGGAGGAAGCAGAGTAAGTTGGCGCCGTTTTACGCTTTATGATTCCATCGGCATTATCATAGGAGTGGGGCAATTTATATTCTGGGGTTATTTGATTTCTTATGGGCTAGATTCTTTTGATCTACTCACTCAAATTCAAGTTTTTGTAAAAGAGCACATCGCACTCATTTCTCTATTGTCTGTTGTTTTTGCATTCAGCTTCTATTGGATTCGAAAAGTAGGGGCTAAAAAGGCCACGGCTAGGATCTTGGTTTTTGGTGTATTAGGGTTATTGAGTTTGAATTATTATCACTTTTTTATTCAAAGTTACCCTGCAAGTAAACCCACGGCATCAAATCATCACAATCTTGAACGGGCAGATTTCAATGTCTACCCGGGAAAAGCAGATGTATATGACGCACAGGCAATAAACCTAATATTTATCGGTGAGTCCCCCGGTACCTTGATGAACAAGATGGGGTGGATAGAGAACCGAACATTTAGTCGAAATCAGTTTAGAGTAAAAGAATATTTAACGATGTTGGATAAGAGGGTTCCTCCTATATCTGATTTGTATTGGAAAGGTGAACCGCAATGGCTGGCGTACCAACTGCCTGGTGACTTATTGAACCGAAGCCATGTGCGCTGGTGGAATGCTGGGATTAATCAAGAAATAAACCAGCCAGTATGGCTAGGGGCAATAAGCTATGATTCCGGCCTTAAGATTTCTCATTACAACGGTATTGTAACGGTACTTCACAAAATCGACCCAAACGTTGATAAAGAGCGCGATCGCTTTGCAGGGGAAGTCGAACTGAAAACGACGCTTTGGGAATCGGCCCCCTTAAAAGTGACATCTCCTAGCGTAATTAATGAATCACAAGATTACTACTCCGACGGGTTTGTTTCAGTTATACAGCCGAAAGCTTTAAATCCGTCAGCTGCACATACTCTGCTATCTAATAAAGACTAG
- a CDS encoding IS3 family transposase (programmed frameshift), protein MTTNKKTRIKHSPEFKAEALKLSEKVGVAAAARQLGLHESQIYGWRKAIKKDTSTSQRERDLAAEVAKLKRQLAEQAEELDIGKKGRHLLREKSKVDCYEFMLEHLLCFNVVRMAKVFEVSRSGFYYWIKHRHKAIQREAIRQKLDEKVKKAFDNSKGRDGSRRIQKELAENGDSRNVKTIAASMKRQDLTPKAARKFKCTTDSKHKMPVAPNLLAQDFNATAPNQKWAGDITYLATSEGWLYLAVIIDLYSRQVIGWSMDTRMTATLVCDALSMALFRRGFPEHVTVHSDRGSQYCSKDYRDIISAYNLKQSMSRKGNCWDNACVESFFHSMKVEAIQYEPIMTRNEMRQTVFEYIEVDYNRMRRHSALGYLSPVNFEQQNVA, encoded by the exons ATGACAACTAACAAAAAAACTAGAATTAAACATTCCCCTGAATTTAAGGCAGAAGCTTTGAAGCTATCAGAGAAAGTGGGAGTTGCTGCGGCAGCGAGGCAGCTCGGGTTGCATGAATCCCAGATCTACGGTTGGCGTAAGGCAATTAAAAAAGACACCAGTACCAGTCAGCGTGAAAGAGATCTCGCTGCCGAAGTCGCCAAGCTCAAAAGGCAATTGGCTGAGCAAGCTGAAGAGCTAGATATCG GTAAAAAAGGCCGCCACCTACTTCGCGAAAAATCTAAAGTAGATTGCTATGAATTTATGCTAGAACACCTTCTGTGTTTCAATGTGGTCCGCATGGCTAAGGTGTTCGAAGTTTCACGAAGTGGGTTCTATTACTGGATTAAGCATCGCCACAAAGCCATCCAGCGTGAGGCAATACGCCAAAAGCTTGATGAAAAAGTCAAAAAAGCTTTTGACAATAGTAAGGGGCGTGATGGCTCAAGGCGCATCCAGAAAGAGCTAGCTGAGAATGGGGATAGCCGTAATGTTAAAACCATTGCCGCCAGTATGAAGCGTCAGGATTTAACGCCGAAAGCGGCACGCAAGTTTAAATGTACGACGGATAGCAAGCATAAGATGCCCGTAGCGCCGAACTTGCTAGCTCAAGACTTTAACGCAACGGCTCCGAATCAAAAATGGGCGGGAGATATCACGTATCTTGCCACGAGCGAAGGCTGGTTGTATCTGGCTGTCATCATCGACCTTTACTCACGACAAGTGATCGGTTGGTCAATGGATACGAGGATGACGGCAACTCTGGTCTGCGATGCATTATCAATGGCTCTGTTCCGTCGAGGGTTCCCTGAGCATGTTACTGTCCATAGTGATCGAGGTAGCCAGTATTGCTCAAAAGACTATAGGGACATAATAAGTGCTTATAACCTAAAACAAAGTATGAGTAGAAAAGGAAACTGTTGGGATAATGCGTGTGTTGAGAGCTTCTTCCATTCTATGAAAGTCGAGGCGATCCAATACGAACCGATCATGACAAGAAATGAGATGCGCCAAACGGTCTTCGAGTACATTGAGGTTGATTATAATCGGATGAGAAGGCACAGTGCTCTTGGGTATCTAAGCCCAGTTAACTTTGAACAGCAAAATGTCGCTTAA
- a CDS encoding chitinase, protein MLKRTLISTLIGCTMASSAFAMNVQPDPQNPTGYIVSKVDLQAAEAAKTADPMYAIWAKALETRPNSIVEAIDAGVATNPDNVKRVERVFPRSEWDFLTQMAAPEYTYTKFLRAIGKFPAFCGDYTDGRDADAICKKSIVTAFAHFAQETGGHIAKDNVWDNPLALEEWQQALVHVREMGWSEGQPGYTTGCGQNDWQNRRWPCAPNQGYFGRGAKQLSYHFNYGPFSEVMYDGDATVLLNNPALVADTWLNLASAIWFYLTPQAPKPAMLHVIDRTWKPSQREIDAGIGYGFGTTINIINGGIECGEQNKNKGQPVNRIRYWEGLAAHYNIPIEADESNTCWQQTPYGSLNLNGATDVLYTNWEADFSYHADRPEGISYECKLVGYQTAYSALVPGDYEKCVTNFYLSHQSWPEVRVVDKLDPVPTPDPGPGPNPDPNGFIVWEAGKTDVGVGAKVTHSGKCFVAKNDPGVWETPTQNNWFWEEVTCPVK, encoded by the coding sequence ATGTTGAAGAGAACGCTGATATCGACGTTGATTGGCTGCACTATGGCGAGTAGTGCCTTTGCTATGAACGTACAACCCGATCCACAAAACCCGACAGGGTACATTGTGTCGAAAGTTGATCTGCAAGCTGCTGAAGCGGCAAAGACAGCCGATCCTATGTATGCCATATGGGCTAAGGCGTTGGAGACACGTCCGAATTCAATCGTAGAAGCGATTGATGCAGGGGTAGCAACAAACCCAGATAACGTTAAGCGAGTGGAAAGGGTCTTTCCTCGTAGTGAGTGGGACTTTCTCACTCAAATGGCTGCACCAGAGTATACGTATACCAAATTCTTAAGGGCTATTGGTAAATTCCCTGCCTTCTGTGGCGACTATACAGATGGTCGCGATGCCGATGCAATTTGTAAAAAATCCATCGTGACGGCTTTTGCCCACTTCGCACAAGAGACCGGTGGTCATATCGCAAAAGATAACGTCTGGGATAACCCATTAGCGTTGGAAGAGTGGCAACAAGCGTTAGTGCATGTTCGTGAAATGGGATGGTCTGAAGGTCAGCCGGGATATACAACAGGGTGTGGCCAAAACGATTGGCAAAACCGCCGATGGCCTTGTGCGCCAAACCAAGGGTATTTTGGTCGTGGTGCTAAACAGCTTTCGTACCACTTCAATTACGGACCATTTTCTGAGGTAATGTACGATGGCGACGCGACGGTATTGCTGAACAATCCAGCACTTGTTGCAGATACGTGGCTTAATCTTGCATCGGCAATTTGGTTCTACCTAACACCTCAAGCTCCAAAACCTGCCATGTTGCACGTTATTGACCGTACTTGGAAGCCTTCTCAGCGTGAAATCGATGCTGGAATTGGCTACGGGTTTGGTACCACCATCAATATCATCAATGGCGGTATTGAGTGTGGTGAGCAGAACAAAAACAAAGGTCAGCCAGTTAACCGAATCCGATACTGGGAAGGGCTAGCAGCGCACTACAACATCCCAATTGAAGCGGATGAGTCAAATACATGCTGGCAGCAAACCCCTTATGGAAGTTTGAATCTGAATGGTGCGACAGACGTGCTTTATACTAACTGGGAAGCAGATTTTTCATATCATGCCGATCGCCCAGAAGGTATTTCATATGAGTGTAAACTGGTTGGCTACCAAACCGCATATTCCGCACTTGTCCCTGGTGACTATGAGAAATGTGTGACTAATTTCTATTTGTCACATCAAAGTTGGCCAGAAGTACGTGTGGTGGATAAGTTAGACCCTGTCCCAACTCCAGATCCTGGTCCAGGTCCAAACCCAGATCCAAATGGGTTTATTGTTTGGGAAGCAGGGAAAACGGATGTGGGCGTTGGTGCGAAAGTGACGCATAGCGGTAAATGTTTTGTTGCTAAAAATGATCCCGGGGTTTGGGAAACTCCTACTCAGAACAACTGGTTCTGGGAAGAAGTGACTTGCCCAGTTAAGTAA
- the rplY gene encoding 50S ribosomal protein L25, with translation MKFEAVVRTELGKGASRRLRHAGKFPAIVYGGEAAPVSIALNHDELINQMDKPEFYEAITLVIDGAEVKVKPQDVQRHAFKPKVEHMDFIRI, from the coding sequence ATGAAATTCGAAGCAGTAGTACGTACTGAACTAGGTAAGGGTGCGAGCCGCCGCCTACGTCACGCTGGTAAATTCCCAGCAATCGTTTACGGTGGTGAAGCAGCGCCTGTTTCTATCGCTCTAAACCACGACGAGCTAATCAACCAAATGGATAAGCCTGAATTCTACGAAGCAATCACTCTAGTGATTGACGGTGCAGAAGTTAAGGTTAAGCCGCAAGACGTTCAACGTCACGCGTTCAAGCCAAAAGTTGAGCACATGGACTTCATCCGCATCTAA
- a CDS encoding glycosyltransferase family 2 protein produces the protein MEPISIIVITLNEETRIANLLKDLSQQTYRNFEVIVVDSNSDDETINVASSFSEDLPALTVHNMRERGVSLGRNTGASKAKHNRLLFLDADVRLRPSFLQNAIEKLSETKLEVAGVYMGAKDLPLAHKAGYGLFNAGLFVTQFAFPTAVGACIFSTKRAHTDLNGFDEQITLCEDCDYVKRASQTWRFRFLPMTFEFDPRRLDQDGFAATGWLYLKANVRRFFFGEMRNQEMEYKFGHYTR, from the coding sequence ATGGAACCTATCAGCATCATCGTGATCACATTGAATGAAGAAACCCGAATAGCCAATTTGCTAAAAGACCTAAGTCAGCAGACCTATCGGAACTTTGAGGTGATTGTGGTGGATTCTAACAGTGATGATGAAACCATCAACGTCGCGTCTTCGTTTAGTGAAGATTTACCCGCCCTCACTGTACATAACATGAGGGAAAGAGGTGTCAGCTTGGGCAGGAATACCGGTGCTTCAAAAGCTAAACACAATCGACTGCTTTTTTTGGATGCAGATGTTCGATTAAGACCATCGTTCTTACAAAATGCAATAGAAAAGCTTTCTGAAACGAAGTTGGAAGTAGCCGGCGTCTATATGGGGGCAAAAGATCTTCCGTTAGCACATAAGGCGGGTTACGGGTTATTTAATGCGGGACTGTTTGTCACCCAATTTGCGTTTCCAACGGCAGTAGGTGCTTGTATTTTTTCTACCAAAAGAGCGCATACCGATCTTAATGGGTTTGATGAACAAATTACGTTGTGTGAAGACTGTGACTATGTGAAACGTGCGAGCCAAACATGGCGCTTTCGCTTCCTGCCTATGACATTTGAATTCGACCCTCGACGTTTAGATCAAGACGGCTTTGCTGCAACCGGATGGTTATATCTAAAAGCGAATGTTAGGCGATTTTTCTTTGGTGAGATGCGTAACCAAGAAATGGAGTATAAATTCGGGCATTACACTCGCTAA
- a CDS encoding DUF1289 domain-containing protein: protein MEQLEFFNVPSPCVRVCTVDERGYCQGCMRNRQERFDWLNMTPAQQLHVIKLCRQRYRRKMMNQNKKEQTLSQMDDQSPQQSLF, encoded by the coding sequence ATGGAGCAGTTGGAGTTTTTCAATGTGCCGAGTCCATGTGTTCGAGTATGCACAGTTGACGAACGAGGATATTGCCAAGGATGCATGCGTAACCGGCAAGAGCGTTTCGATTGGCTGAACATGACGCCCGCTCAGCAACTCCATGTCATCAAGCTTTGTCGTCAACGCTATCGAAGAAAGATGATGAATCAGAACAAGAAAGAACAAACCTTATCGCAGATGGATGACCAAAGTCCTCAACAAAGTTTGTTCTAG
- a CDS encoding DUF5675 family protein, translating to MVKLIRPDGRIDVNGKTAKTIGNSLLKSPVKLQTGFCKSTLVIKVTRIKQSTDTTLSRFKIEGQTSNMYFLEPGGPDSNVAGSDKRITAGRYKLKKYSSAKYPKAYELVNVPGRTKILIHGGNYHDDTLGCLLPGKSYTKLNDGNYMTTSSKSSRDELFSEIEKYESAYIEISNSNLEK from the coding sequence GTGGTTAAACTGATACGCCCTGATGGCCGAATTGATGTAAATGGGAAAACTGCAAAAACTATTGGTAATTCTCTACTAAAATCGCCTGTAAAACTGCAAACTGGGTTCTGTAAATCAACTCTAGTTATTAAGGTCACTAGAATTAAACAATCTACTGATACAACCTTAAGCCGATTTAAAATTGAGGGTCAAACATCAAACATGTACTTTTTGGAACCTGGAGGGCCAGACTCAAATGTAGCAGGTTCAGACAAAAGGATAACGGCAGGCAGGTATAAGCTCAAAAAATATTCGTCCGCCAAGTATCCAAAAGCGTACGAATTAGTGAATGTGCCTGGGCGAACTAAAATACTTATACATGGCGGAAACTATCACGACGATACTCTTGGTTGTCTACTACCCGGAAAATCTTATACAAAGCTAAATGATGGAAACTACATGACAACAAGCAGCAAATCGTCGAGGGATGAGTTGTTTTCTGAAATAGAGAAATATGAATCGGCTTATATTGAAATATCAAATTCAAACTTGGAAAAATGA
- the metE gene encoding 5-methyltetrahydropteroyltriglutamate--homocysteine S-methyltransferase, with amino-acid sequence MATTKTHILGYPRVGEKRELKFAQEKYWRGEISQQELKEVGSELRQRHWKDQTESGLSYVAAGDFAWYDHVLTTSLLLGNVPSRHKEGFPDLDTLFRVGRGQSQSSCGCGSAASDMTKWFNTNYHYIVPEFSSDASFEVSWPQLFEEVNEAIQAGHEVKPVLLGPVSYLFLGKEVEEGFDRLTLLPRLLTAYQAILAKLAELGVEWVQIDEPILGLELDKPWLDSFKLAYQVIQSDVKLLLTTYFDSVEEHFDYITALPINGVHVDLSAAPEQLEAIVNKLPENWVLSAGVVNGRNVWRADVNAWLKKLQPVKEKLGENLWIGSSCSLLHSPIDLELETELTEEVKSWFAFAKQKLSEVSLLGAALNGDEKAIAKCEIYSQPIVARKTADHVNKPQVKARVNAITSELANRSAPYEERAHHQAEVLGLPLLPTTTIGSFPQTSEIRTQRSAFRTGKLSEADYEAALKGHIKDAVERQEALDLDVLVHGEAERNDMVEYFAENLAGFQTSKFGWVQSYGSRCVKPAIVVADIEREKPMTVEWSTYAQSLTSKQMKGMLTGPVTILCWTFPREDVTRKEIAQQLAFALRDEVSDLQDAGINIIQIDEPAIREGLPLKKRDHEEYLNWAVESFKISAASAKPETQIHTHMCYSEFNEIIESVAALDADVITIETSRSNMELLKAFEEFNYPNEIGPGVYDIHSPNIPTEEWMVDLLEKAAAKIPAKRLWVNPDCGLKTRNWEETEASLKNMVNAAKTLRTQWQ; translated from the coding sequence ATGGCAACGACTAAGACTCATATCCTCGGCTATCCACGTGTTGGTGAGAAACGAGAACTAAAATTTGCGCAGGAAAAATATTGGCGAGGTGAAATTTCACAGCAAGAGCTTAAGGAAGTGGGCAGCGAATTAAGACAGCGCCATTGGAAAGATCAAACAGAGAGTGGGCTGAGCTATGTAGCAGCAGGTGATTTTGCATGGTACGACCATGTATTGACGACCAGTTTACTATTGGGGAATGTCCCTTCACGACATAAAGAAGGTTTCCCAGATCTCGATACACTGTTCCGCGTTGGTCGCGGTCAGTCACAATCCAGTTGTGGTTGCGGCTCTGCAGCATCCGACATGACGAAGTGGTTCAACACTAATTACCACTACATTGTTCCTGAATTTAGCAGCGATGCTTCATTTGAAGTGAGCTGGCCGCAGCTTTTTGAAGAAGTAAACGAAGCTATTCAAGCTGGACATGAAGTAAAACCAGTTCTTCTTGGCCCGGTAAGTTACCTGTTCTTGGGTAAAGAAGTTGAAGAGGGGTTTGATCGCCTTACACTCCTTCCACGCCTTCTTACGGCTTACCAAGCGATTTTAGCTAAACTGGCAGAGCTCGGTGTTGAGTGGGTACAGATTGACGAACCTATCCTTGGTCTAGAGTTAGACAAACCGTGGTTGGATTCATTTAAGCTGGCTTACCAAGTTATTCAGAGTGATGTAAAACTTCTTCTGACCACTTACTTTGATTCAGTAGAAGAACATTTCGATTACATCACCGCACTTCCAATTAACGGTGTACACGTTGATCTTTCAGCGGCACCTGAACAGCTAGAGGCGATCGTCAACAAACTGCCTGAAAACTGGGTGTTATCAGCTGGTGTGGTTAATGGACGTAACGTTTGGCGTGCAGACGTTAATGCTTGGTTGAAGAAGCTGCAACCAGTAAAAGAAAAACTGGGTGAAAATCTATGGATTGGCAGTTCTTGTTCTTTACTGCACAGCCCAATCGATCTTGAGCTTGAAACTGAGTTAACCGAAGAAGTGAAAAGCTGGTTCGCGTTTGCGAAACAAAAGCTGAGTGAGGTTAGCCTGCTTGGTGCTGCTTTAAATGGTGATGAGAAAGCCATCGCAAAATGTGAAATTTACAGCCAACCGATTGTTGCCCGTAAAACCGCGGATCATGTGAACAAGCCTCAAGTGAAAGCACGAGTTAACGCTATTACAAGTGAATTAGCTAACCGCAGTGCTCCATACGAAGAACGTGCCCATCACCAAGCAGAAGTATTGGGGTTACCTCTACTACCAACCACGACAATCGGTTCATTCCCTCAAACCAGCGAAATCCGCACGCAACGCAGTGCATTCCGCACCGGAAAATTGTCGGAAGCCGATTATGAAGCCGCGCTGAAAGGCCACATTAAAGATGCGGTCGAGCGTCAAGAAGCATTAGACCTTGATGTTCTGGTTCATGGTGAAGCCGAGCGTAACGACATGGTGGAGTATTTTGCGGAGAATTTAGCGGGTTTCCAAACGTCCAAGTTTGGCTGGGTTCAAAGTTACGGTTCTCGCTGCGTTAAACCTGCGATTGTTGTGGCTGATATAGAGCGTGAAAAGCCGATGACCGTTGAGTGGTCTACTTATGCTCAGTCTCTCACTAGTAAGCAAATGAAAGGCATGCTTACAGGACCGGTTACGATTTTGTGCTGGACGTTCCCACGTGAAGACGTTACTCGTAAAGAAATTGCGCAGCAGTTAGCATTTGCATTACGCGATGAAGTCAGTGATTTACAGGATGCGGGGATCAACATTATTCAGATTGATGAGCCTGCGATTCGCGAAGGGTTACCACTTAAGAAGCGTGACCATGAAGAGTATCTAAACTGGGCGGTTGAATCCTTTAAAATTTCTGCGGCCAGTGCAAAACCTGAAACTCAGATTCACACCCACATGTGTTACAGCGAGTTTAACGAGATCATTGAATCTGTTGCCGCGTTAGATGCCGACGTTATCACCATTGAAACTTCTCGTTCAAACATGGAATTGTTGAAAGCATTTGAAGAGTTCAACTATCCAAATGAGATTGGGCCGGGTGTATACGACATCCATTCACCAAATATTCCAACAGAAGAGTGGATGGTTGATCTACTTGAAAAGGCGGCGGCGAAAATTCCAGCAAAACGACTTTGGGTGAACCCAGACTGCGGATTAAAAACACGTAACTGGGAAGAAACTGAAGCATCACTTAAAAACATGGTCAATGCGGCTAAAACATTGCGTACTCAATGGCAATAA
- a CDS encoding META domain-containing protein produces MELRMKKQLALIALPVILAACTSNGDASVVTKEDLQHHHWILTQVDGQDYVKPEHSKHPSIEVGEKLTVNGFAGCNGYFGQGELKDGQFRVENMGMTMMMCSDEMMDTEQVMSDALGEWSDVTLTKDTLTLKNDKHQITFTLRDWVN; encoded by the coding sequence TTGGAGCTTCGAATGAAAAAGCAACTCGCTCTTATCGCTTTACCTGTTATTTTGGCAGCTTGTACCAGCAACGGAGATGCATCGGTGGTAACCAAAGAGGATTTACAACATCATCACTGGATTCTGACTCAGGTGGATGGACAAGACTACGTAAAACCGGAACACAGTAAACACCCTAGCATTGAAGTCGGTGAAAAGTTGACTGTTAATGGTTTCGCTGGTTGCAATGGTTACTTTGGGCAAGGCGAATTAAAAGATGGGCAGTTCCGTGTTGAAAATATGGGCATGACCATGATGATGTGCTCCGATGAAATGATGGACACCGAACAGGTGATGTCAGATGCATTAGGAGAGTGGAGCGATGTTACTCTAACAAAAGACACATTGACTCTCAAAAACGACAAGCACCAAATTACCTTTACGCTTAGAGACTGGGTAAACTAA